Genomic window (Caloranaerobacter sp. TR13):
TGATGTTAGAACACCAAGTGAAGAAGTTACTGCAAAGTCACTTTCAGGAGGTAATCAACAGAAAGTTATTATAGCAAGAGAACTAAATAGAGATCCTGTATTATTAATTGCTTCACAGCCTACAAGAGGTTTAGATGTTGGTGCAATTGAATTTGTTCACAAAAGGTTAGTAGAACAGAGAAATAAAGGAAAGGCTGTACTTTTAGTTTCTCTAGAGTTAGATGAAGTTATGGCTTTAGCTGATAGAATAGGTGTAATATATGATGGTAAGCTTGTTGGAATTCTTGATGCAGAAGAAGCTACTGAGAAAAAACTTGGTATAATGATGGCAGGAGGAAAAGCTTAAATTTGTAATATTAATAAGGTGAGGTGAAACAATGGAAAAGGATAGCAAATTAAAAGTATTGATTGAAAATATAAAATTTCCATTATTAGCAATATTATTATCTTTCTTAATAGGTGCCTTATTCATTATCTGGACAGGTAACAATCCATTAGTTGCTTATTGGGCACTTTTTAGTGGTAGTTTAGGAGGTTTAGATAAGTTTGGACAAACGCTTTTAAAAACTACCCCATTGATATTTACTGGTTTATCAGTTGCATTTGCTTTTAGATGTGGTTTGTTTAACATAGGAGCTGAAGGACAATATGTAATTGGAGCATTAACAACTGTAGCTGCTGGCTATGTGTTTAGAGATTTGCCAGGATTCATACTTATACCTTTGATTATGATAATAGGCGCTTTAGGTGGTGCACTTTGGGCATCAATTGCAGGTTTTCTTAAGTCAAAATTAGGGGTACACGAGGTAATAACTACAATAATGCTTAACTATACAAGTATTCATGTAAGTAACTTTTTTGTTAGAACTGTGTTAAACCCTTCTACTTTAGAGGGTACTACACAAAAAGCTTATACAGTTTTACTACCTAAATCGGCAAGATTAACTCAATTAAGAGAGATTATACCATGGTTTGGTTACTCAAGTGTTCATACAGGGATATTTATAGCTATAATATGTGCTATTGCAGCATATTTTATATTATTTAAAACAACTCTAGGATATGAGATACGTTCGGTTGGACAAAATTCTTATGCAGCAGAATATGGTGGAATAAGTGTTTCTAAAAACCTTATTTTAGCAATGGTTATATCAGGTTTGTTTGCAGGATTAGCTGGTGCTACACAAGTAGCAGGTTTAACTTATAAAGTAGATATGGCACCTGCTTCACCTGGATATGGTTTTACAGGTATAGCTGTTGCATTAGTGGGTAAAAATCATCCACTTGGTGTATTAGCAAGTGCACTTTTATTTGGTATTTTAAGTAATGGTGCTAGAAAAATGCAAATTGCAGGTATTCCAAGAGAAGTAGTTGGAATAATACAAGGTATAATTATCATTTTCATTGCAGGTGAAAGAATTGTAAAATTTATATCTAAAATAAAAGAACGCAGAAGCAAAAAAGGCAACGTTGAGGGGGTGAATTAGGTGTTAGGAGTTATAATAGCAGTAATTGCATCAGCATTAAGACTAGCAACACCACTTATTTTCGCATCATTAGGAGGAGTTTTTTCAGAAAGGTCTGGTGTTGTTAATATAGCGCTTGAAGGTATTATGATAAATGGAGCTTTCTTTTCAATATTAACTGCTAAATTTACACATTTACCTTGGTTAGGAGTATTAGTAGCTGCTATTGTAGGTATATTAACTTCTTTGATTTTAGCTTTCTTAGCAATTCACTTAAAAGCTGATCAAGTAGTTACTGGTGTTGCAATAAACTTATTAGCAGCGAGTTTAACATCTTTCTTATTAGAAATGGTATGGCACAGGTCAGGTCAAACTGATCCAATTGAAAATGCAATAAGAGCTAAATCAATACCATTAATAGATAAAATACCGATTATTGGTGATTTAACTTCACAACTAACACCTTTTGTGTATTTAGCTATATTAGCTGTAATAGTATCATATTATGTTCTATATAAAACTCCTTTTGGTTTAAGAGTTAGAGCAGTTGGTGAACATCCAAGAGCAGCTGATACAGTAGGAATAAATGTATATAAGATTAGATATATATGTGTTATGATAAGTGGAGCATTAGCAGGAATTGCAGGTTCAGCATTATCATTAGGTGCAATAAGCTTGTTTAGAGAAGGGATGACAGCAGGTAAAGGTTTCATAGCTTTAGCAGCTATGATATTTGGTAAATGGCATCCTGTAGGTGCCCTTCTAGCTTGTTTATTCTTTGGATTTACAGAAGCTATCCAAATACAAGCATCAACTTTAGGATTAGGTTTTATACCATCAGAGTTTTTGCAAACAATACCTTATATAGCTACAATTTTAGCTTTAGCTGGTGTTGTAGGTAGAGCTGTTGCTCCAGCAGCAGATGGTATACCTTATGAAAAAGGTGAAAGATAAAAATTAAAAAGGTATTTTGCTCTCTGCCAAATAAGGTAGGGAGCTTTTATTTTGCATATGATTTCTGATATAATATTTTTAGAGCTGAATTAGTCATAAACTAGTAGTTAATACTATAGATATAGTAATAAATTAAACATTTTAGGAGTGAAATATATGAGACTTGGATTTGAATTGAGTCTTCAGCAGTCTCAGAAATTAATAATGACACCTGAATTAAGACAAGCTATTCAAATACTGCAGTTTACAAACTTTGAACTGCTGCAATTTATTGAGCAAGAATTGGAAAAAAATCCATTATTAGAAGTTGAATCTGGAGAAAGCAAGGTAGAAAGAGAAATAGATTTAGATAAAATAAAATCTGAAATAAACTGGAAGGAATACTTAGGCCAATATGATGATGCAAGTTATAGCAGAGGTTATAAAGAAAATGACAGTAATGATTGGATTTTAGAAAATTATATAACATACAAAACTACACTTAAAGAACATCTTCTGTTTCAATTAAATCTTACATTATTTAATGAAATGGAAAAAAAAATAGGTGAATTTATAATTGAAAGTTTAGATGAAAATGGTTATTTAAGAGTTACAACTGACGAGATAGCAAATCAGTTAAATATTGAAAACAATCAAGTTGAAAACGTTTTAAGGATAATTCAGACTTTTGATCCAGTTGGAGTAGGAGCTAAAGATTTGAAGGAGTGTCTAAAAATACAGTTAGAAGATAGGAAAATAAAGGATCCATACGTTTACAAAGTTTTAGATAGTTATTTAGAAGAGATTGGATGTAACAAACTTACTAAAATTGCAAAAGAATTGGGTATTAGTATAAAAAAGGTGCAATGGATATGTGATTTAATTAAATCTCTTGAGCCAAAGCCAGGAAGAAGTTTTATAAGTAGTAGTGAAGATGTAAAATTTATAAAGCCAGATGTTACTTTAGAGATTATTGATGATGAATATATTATATATGTAAATGATGTAACTGCGCCTAGACTAACTGTTAATAATTACTATAGAAGACTACTTAATCAAGCAATTGAAGAAGATATCGTTAAATTTATAAAAGGTAAGCTTGATTCTGCCTTATGGCTAATTAAGAGTATAGAACAAAGAAGAATGACAATTTACAAAGTAGTAGATGCAATAGTTAGACATCAAAGAGAGTTTTTTGAAAAGGGAAAAATAGCTTTAAAACCTTTATCATTAAAAATAGTAGCTGACGAGTTAGGAATACATGAATCTACAGTAAGTAGAGCAATAAATGGTAAATATATACAAACTCCTAGAGGAATATTTGAATTAAAATTTTTCTTTTCAAGAGGAGTATCATCGAATCAAGGAGAAATTTCTTCAACTAGCGTAAAATCTATTATAAAAGAGTTGGTAGAAAATGAGGACCCTAGAAAGCCATTGAGTGATCAAAAAATAACAGATATATTAAGAAATCAAAATATAAAAATATCTAGACGAACTGTAGCGAAATACAGAGATGAATTAAACATTCCTTCTTCAAATCTAAGAAAAAGATATTAGTAGAAAAAAATAAAATTTCTAATCTTGAAATTTAAAAGTATATTGATTATAATATAGTTGTTGGTAAATTTTTTTATTAGAAATGGGACGTAATAATCATATGCGGGACATTGAATGACCATCTGATTTATAATTATCCCTATATTTTAATGGACTAAGTGGGACATATACTGACATTATGGACACCATAAGTCCATAAGGAGAGAGAAATTATGAAAGATATTATAGAGCTACAAAGAAAAATTGTGCCTGAAATGATTGAGATTTTAGAAAAAAGGTATAATATTCTAAGGAACATATATTATAATCAACCAATAGGCAGAAGGACGTTAGCTAATAGTTTAAATATTGGAGAGAGAATTATAAGAACAGAAGTTAATATATTGAAAAAACAGGGTTTGTTGGAAATAAAATCTCAAGGTATGAATGTTACTGAAGAAGGTAAAATAATAATTGAGGATTTAAAAGATTTTATACATAGATTAAAAGGTCTGAATGGATTAGAAAAAAAATTAGAGCAGAAATTAAATATCAGTAATGTTATAGTAGTACCTGGTAATTACGATGAGGATAATTTAATTTTAAAGGATATTGGTAGAGCTTCAGCTAAGCATTTAAAACAAATTATAAAAAGTGATAGTATTATAGGAATAACTGGTGGTACAACAATGGCACAACTTGCTGAGGAAATGCCAAATCAAAAAGGAGAAAATGATATACTTGTGCTTCCTGCTAGAGGTGGTCTAGGAAGAAATGTAGAAGTTCAGGCTAATAATGTAGCAGCGAAGTTAGCACAAAAATTAGGTGGGCATTATAAATTGCTGCATGTACCCGATAACATTGGTAAAGAAGCACTTGACGCACTTTTGCAGATACCAGAAATTAGAGAAATTGTAGATGCTATAAAGAATCTAGATGTGTTAATATTTGGAATAGGCAGAGCAGATGTTATGGCAAAAAGAAGACAGCTTAGTATAGAAATAATTGAAGAATTAAAAATGAGAGGTGCAGTTGCAGAAGCTTTTGGACATTATTTTAATACAAAAGGAGAAAAAGTTTGGGAATCAAATTCAGTAGGCTTATCGTTGGTAGATTTTGAAAATCTAAAAAATGTAGTTGGAGTTGCATGTGGTGTGAGTAAGGCTGAAGCTATAATTGCTATTTGTAGCCTTAAAAGAGATATGACTTTAATTATAGATGAGGGAGCAGCTAGAAAGATATTAGAATTAGTCAAATAAGCTACAATGTGTAGCAAAAAATATAAAGGAGGAGTATACAATGGCTATTAAAGTTGGTATTAATGGTTTTGGAAGAATAGGAAGAAATGTTTTAAGATCAGCATTAGAGAATGGAGTTACTGAATTCGAGGTTGTAGCAATCAATGACTTAGCTAAACCAGAAGATTTAGCACATTTATTTAAATATGATTCATGTTTTGGAAAATTTGAAGGAACTGTAGCAGTAGAAGGAGATTACATAGTATTAAATGGAAAGAAAATAAAAGTTTTAAGCGAGAGAAACCCAGAAAACTTACCTTGGGGAGAATTAGGAGTAGATATCGTAATAGAATCAACTGGTATTTTCAGAGACAGAGAAGGTGCAGAAAAGCATATTAAAGCAGGAGCTAAAAAAGTTGTAATTAGTGCACCTGCTAAGGGTGAAGATGTAACAATAGTTATGGGTGTAAATGAAAAAGATTATGACCCAGCAAATCACAATATAATTTCAAACGCTTCTTGTACAACTAACTGTTTAGCACCAGTTGCTAAAGTTATATTAGAGAAATTTGGAATCAAAAAAGGTTTAATGACAACAGTTCACTCATATACAAATGACCAAAGAATATTGGATGCACCACATAAAGACCTAAGAAGAGCTAGAGCAGCTGCTGAATCAATTATTCCTACAACTACAGGAGCAGCTAAAGCAGTTGCATTAGTATTACCTGAATTAAAAGGAAAATTAAGTGGTATGGCAATGAGAGTGCCAACTCCAACAGTTTCAGTTGTAGATGTAGTATTTGAAATTGAGAAAGAAGCTACTGTAGAAGATGTAAATAAAGCTTTAAAGGAAGCTGCAGAAGGAGAATTAAAAGGAATCTTAGGATATTCAGAAGAACCACTAGTATCTATTGATTATAGAAAAGATTCTCATTCATCAATAGTTGATGCTTTATCAACTATGGTAATTGGTGGAAATATGTTAAAAGTTGTTTCATGGTATGACAATGAATGGGGATATTCAACAAGAGTTGTTGATTTAGTAAAATACATCATTGAAAAAGGACTATAAAAGATGCTGACCGGTTTTGTAGTTATCTACAAAACCGGCTTTACCTTTAGAAAAGAGTTTCGACAATATCAAAAGTTCTATGAAAAATTTGTGTTTTTCGTTTTTAACTTTCTAATTCAACGAAAAGCGAGTGACGAACGACCAATAACGATTTTTAAGGAGGGATAGTATGTTAAATAAAAGAACAGTTGAAGATTTAGACGTAAGAGGTAAAAAAGTACTAGTAAGATGCGATTTTAACGTACCAATGAATGAAAATGGTGAAATAACTGATGATAGAAGGATTAGAAGTGCAATTCCTACAATCGAATATATAATTAATAATGGCGGTAAAGTAATATTAATGTCACACTTAGGAAGGCCAAAAGGAGAGCCTAATCCTAAATACAGTTTAGAGCCAGTAGCAAAAAGATTATCTGAACTTTTAAATAAAGAGGTTATTTTTGCAGCAGATGATAATGTAGTTGGAGAAAATGCTAAGAAAGCTGTTGCAGAAATGAACGAAGGAGATGTAGTTTTACTACAAAATACTAGATATAGAAAAGAAGAAACAAAAAATGGTGAAGAGTTTGCAAAAGAGTTAGCTTCTTTAGCAGATTTATTTGTAAATGATGCTTTTGGTACAGCTCATAGAGCGCACGCTTCAAATGTTGGTGTAAGCCAGCATTTACCATCAGCTGTAGGATATCTTGTTAAAAAAGAAATTGAAGTTATGGGTAAAGCTATGTCAAATCCAGAAAGACCTTTT
Coding sequences:
- a CDS encoding ABC transporter permease, producing MEKDSKLKVLIENIKFPLLAILLSFLIGALFIIWTGNNPLVAYWALFSGSLGGLDKFGQTLLKTTPLIFTGLSVAFAFRCGLFNIGAEGQYVIGALTTVAAGYVFRDLPGFILIPLIMIIGALGGALWASIAGFLKSKLGVHEVITTIMLNYTSIHVSNFFVRTVLNPSTLEGTTQKAYTVLLPKSARLTQLREIIPWFGYSSVHTGIFIAIICAIAAYFILFKTTLGYEIRSVGQNSYAAEYGGISVSKNLILAMVISGLFAGLAGATQVAGLTYKVDMAPASPGYGFTGIAVALVGKNHPLGVLASALLFGILSNGARKMQIAGIPREVVGIIQGIIIIFIAGERIVKFISKIKERRSKKGNVEGVN
- a CDS encoding ABC transporter permease, with translation MLGVIIAVIASALRLATPLIFASLGGVFSERSGVVNIALEGIMINGAFFSILTAKFTHLPWLGVLVAAIVGILTSLILAFLAIHLKADQVVTGVAINLLAASLTSFLLEMVWHRSGQTDPIENAIRAKSIPLIDKIPIIGDLTSQLTPFVYLAILAVIVSYYVLYKTPFGLRVRAVGEHPRAADTVGINVYKIRYICVMISGALAGIAGSALSLGAISLFREGMTAGKGFIALAAMIFGKWHPVGALLACLFFGFTEAIQIQASTLGLGFIPSEFLQTIPYIATILALAGVVGRAVAPAADGIPYEKGER
- the rpoN gene encoding RNA polymerase factor sigma-54, with protein sequence MRLGFELSLQQSQKLIMTPELRQAIQILQFTNFELLQFIEQELEKNPLLEVESGESKVEREIDLDKIKSEINWKEYLGQYDDASYSRGYKENDSNDWILENYITYKTTLKEHLLFQLNLTLFNEMEKKIGEFIIESLDENGYLRVTTDEIANQLNIENNQVENVLRIIQTFDPVGVGAKDLKECLKIQLEDRKIKDPYVYKVLDSYLEEIGCNKLTKIAKELGISIKKVQWICDLIKSLEPKPGRSFISSSEDVKFIKPDVTLEIIDDEYIIYVNDVTAPRLTVNNYYRRLLNQAIEEDIVKFIKGKLDSALWLIKSIEQRRMTIYKVVDAIVRHQREFFEKGKIALKPLSLKIVADELGIHESTVSRAINGKYIQTPRGIFELKFFFSRGVSSNQGEISSTSVKSIIKELVENEDPRKPLSDQKITDILRNQNIKISRRTVAKYRDELNIPSSNLRKRY
- a CDS encoding sugar-binding transcriptional regulator, which gives rise to MKDIIELQRKIVPEMIEILEKRYNILRNIYYNQPIGRRTLANSLNIGERIIRTEVNILKKQGLLEIKSQGMNVTEEGKIIIEDLKDFIHRLKGLNGLEKKLEQKLNISNVIVVPGNYDEDNLILKDIGRASAKHLKQIIKSDSIIGITGGTTMAQLAEEMPNQKGENDILVLPARGGLGRNVEVQANNVAAKLAQKLGGHYKLLHVPDNIGKEALDALLQIPEIREIVDAIKNLDVLIFGIGRADVMAKRRQLSIEIIEELKMRGAVAEAFGHYFNTKGEKVWESNSVGLSLVDFENLKNVVGVACGVSKAEAIIAICSLKRDMTLIIDEGAARKILELVK
- the gap gene encoding type I glyceraldehyde-3-phosphate dehydrogenase — encoded protein: MAIKVGINGFGRIGRNVLRSALENGVTEFEVVAINDLAKPEDLAHLFKYDSCFGKFEGTVAVEGDYIVLNGKKIKVLSERNPENLPWGELGVDIVIESTGIFRDREGAEKHIKAGAKKVVISAPAKGEDVTIVMGVNEKDYDPANHNIISNASCTTNCLAPVAKVILEKFGIKKGLMTTVHSYTNDQRILDAPHKDLRRARAAAESIIPTTTGAAKAVALVLPELKGKLSGMAMRVPTPTVSVVDVVFEIEKEATVEDVNKALKEAAEGELKGILGYSEEPLVSIDYRKDSHSSIVDALSTMVIGGNMLKVVSWYDNEWGYSTRVVDLVKYIIEKGL